A genomic segment from Flavobacterium litorale encodes:
- a CDS encoding DUF4295 domain-containing protein: MAKKTVASLQTSSKRLTKAIKMVRSPKTGAYTFVESVMAPEDVDNFLKKK; encoded by the coding sequence ATGGCAAAGAAAACCGTAGCATCGTTACAAACATCTTCAAAGAGGTTAACCAAAGCTATCAAAATGGTAAGATCACCAAAAACAGGTGCATATACCTTTGTTGAGAGCGTTATGGCTCCTGAAGACGTGGATAATTTTCTTAAGAAGAAATAA
- a CDS encoding serine hydrolase domain-containing protein — protein MKYISVLIAIILLFSCSSSDDSKPTADTNIEAMYFPDNENDEWETKPLTELGWNEDAKNELFDFLEAKNTKSFMILVNGRIVVEKYFNGHTATTPWYWASAGKTLTTALTGIAEQEDYININNKVSDYLGAGWTSAPTDKESLITCKNLLTMTSGLDDALGDDISVTNLQYKADAGTRWAYHNVYVKLQDVVAQATGQTWNSYFNSKLKTPIGMTGAWIQTGDFSVYWSTTKSMARFGLLALNNGKWKEQQIINSNYFTSSTTPSQNINKSYGYLWWINGQESYRLPQTQLEFQGSIIPSAPSDMYMALGKNDQKIYVVPSKKMVVVRMGEAADGENFALSNFDEELWIKINSVIN, from the coding sequence ATGAAATATATTTCTGTTTTAATTGCCATAATACTTTTATTTTCATGCAGTTCATCTGATGATAGTAAGCCTACAGCGGATACGAATATTGAGGCAATGTATTTTCCTGATAATGAAAATGATGAATGGGAAACAAAACCACTAACTGAACTCGGTTGGAATGAAGATGCAAAGAATGAACTGTTCGATTTTTTAGAAGCTAAGAATACAAAATCGTTTATGATACTGGTAAACGGGCGTATCGTTGTTGAAAAGTACTTTAATGGGCATACTGCTACCACACCTTGGTATTGGGCAAGTGCTGGCAAAACACTTACTACTGCTTTAACGGGTATTGCCGAACAAGAAGATTATATTAATATTAACAACAAGGTTAGCGATTATTTGGGTGCGGGCTGGACAAGCGCACCTACCGACAAAGAAAGTTTAATTACGTGTAAAAACCTGTTAACCATGACATCGGGGCTTGATGATGCGCTGGGCGATGATATATCGGTTACCAACCTGCAATACAAAGCTGATGCGGGTACACGGTGGGCATACCATAATGTATATGTAAAATTACAAGATGTAGTAGCGCAGGCTACAGGACAAACTTGGAACAGCTATTTTAATAGTAAGCTAAAAACTCCAATAGGGATGACGGGTGCTTGGATACAAACAGGCGATTTTAGTGTGTATTGGAGTACTACCAAAAGCATGGCACGTTTTGGTTTACTGGCACTTAATAATGGTAAGTGGAAGGAGCAACAAATAATAAATAGTAATTATTTTACTAGTAGTACTACCCCTTCACAAAACATCAATAAATCGTACGGTTACTTATGGTGGATAAATGGGCAGGAAAGTTACCGCTTGCCACAAACACAACTGGAATTTCAGGGTAGCATTATTCCATCCGCACCTAGCGATATGTATATGGCATTGGGTAAAAACGACCAAAAGATTTATGTTGTACCCTCTAAAAAAATGGTTGTTGTTAGAATGGGCGAAGCTGCCGATGGCGAAAATTTTGCGCTATCTAACTTTGATGAAGAGTTATGGATAAAAATAAATAGCGTTATAAATTAA
- a CDS encoding competence/damage-inducible protein A, with amino-acid sequence MKAAIITIGDEILIGQITDTNSGFIAKALDKIGIGVTQMLTVSDEREHILNALRSLQNKVDVVIITGGLGPTKDDITKKTLCDYLNDTLVLNQEVLTHVKKLIKQALNRNASQMNEEQALVPSRSTVLFNTVGTAPGMWMQKEDTVFISLPGVPYEMRDIITNQVVPRLVDKYERPYIIHKTIMTYGLGESIVAERIEDWEDNLPSFIRLAYLPSPGRVRLRLTARGTDEKALQDRIATEITTLTQLIGDIIVGYNEDDSLEVVVGRMLTEQQKTIAVAESCTGGKIAQMLTATAGASAYFKGGVVTYSVASKVKVLGIEEDFITKNNVVSAAVAEAMAVRAQVIFGTDYALATTGNAGPSKEEGAAEVGTVFIGFATPKGVYSEEFKLRQPREKVIGRAANKALDKIYKEILKN; translated from the coding sequence ATGAAGGCAGCTATTATAACTATAGGTGATGAAATACTCATCGGTCAGATAACGGATACCAATTCAGGATTTATTGCCAAAGCGCTCGATAAAATAGGCATAGGTGTAACCCAAATGCTAACAGTGTCCGACGAGCGGGAACACATCCTAAATGCATTGAGATCGTTGCAAAATAAAGTTGATGTTGTTATTATTACAGGCGGGCTAGGACCTACTAAAGATGATATTACTAAAAAAACACTCTGCGATTATCTTAACGATACATTAGTCCTCAACCAAGAGGTGCTAACCCACGTTAAAAAACTCATTAAACAAGCACTAAATCGTAATGCTTCACAAATGAACGAAGAACAAGCACTTGTGCCATCGCGTAGCACAGTGCTCTTTAATACCGTAGGTACGGCACCAGGCATGTGGATGCAGAAAGAAGATACCGTATTTATATCGTTACCTGGTGTACCTTACGAAATGCGAGATATTATTACCAACCAAGTTGTACCAAGACTGGTTGATAAATACGAACGCCCATACATTATTCATAAAACAATAATGACTTACGGTCTTGGCGAAAGTATAGTAGCCGAACGTATAGAGGATTGGGAGGATAATTTACCAAGTTTTATACGACTTGCTTACTTGCCAAGCCCTGGCAGAGTGCGTTTGCGCCTTACAGCAAGAGGAACAGATGAAAAAGCGTTGCAAGATAGAATTGCAACAGAAATAACCACTTTAACCCAGCTTATTGGCGATATTATAGTAGGGTATAATGAAGATGATAGCCTTGAAGTTGTAGTAGGCAGGATGCTTACCGAACAGCAAAAAACAATAGCAGTAGCCGAAAGCTGTACAGGTGGTAAAATAGCTCAAATGCTTACAGCAACAGCAGGTGCTTCTGCTTATTTTAAAGGTGGAGTGGTTACCTACTCGGTAGCTAGTAAAGTAAAAGTATTAGGAATTGAAGAGGATTTTATAACAAAAAATAATGTGGTAAGCGCAGCAGTTGCAGAGGCTATGGCAGTACGCGCACAGGTTATTTTTGGAACTGATTATGCCTTGGCAACAACAGGTAACGCAGGACCATCTAAAGAGGAGGGAGCAGCCGAAGTAGGCACTGTTTTTATTGGATTTGCTACTCCCAAAGGCGTTTATAGCGAGGAGTTTAAATTAAGGCAACCTCGCGAAAAAGTTATAGGTCGGGCAGCCAATAAAGCATTAGATAAAATTTACAAAGAAATTTTAAAAAACTAA
- a CDS encoding fumarylacetoacetate hydrolase family protein, whose protein sequence is MKIICIGRNYTDHISELKNDKPTAPVIFMKPDTAVVLKKFPFVIPEFSNDVHHEVEVLVKIHKVGKYIAPKFAHKYYDEIGLGIDFTARDLQAELKQKGLPWEKAKGFDGSAVIGNFVSKSTLGDVNNLNFKLINNGTVVQQGNTAQMLWKIDELIAYVSQYFTLKKGDVIFTGTPKGVAKVNHNDILEGYLEGEQLFSINVK, encoded by the coding sequence ATGAAGATTATTTGCATAGGCAGAAATTATACCGACCACATAAGCGAATTAAAAAACGACAAACCTACAGCCCCTGTTATCTTTATGAAACCCGATACGGCTGTGGTTTTAAAAAAGTTCCCGTTTGTAATACCAGAATTTAGTAATGATGTACACCATGAGGTAGAGGTACTCGTTAAAATTCATAAAGTAGGGAAGTACATAGCGCCGAAATTTGCACATAAATATTATGATGAGATAGGTCTCGGTATCGATTTTACAGCGCGTGATTTGCAAGCTGAATTAAAACAGAAAGGACTACCTTGGGAAAAAGCCAAAGGTTTTGACGGCTCTGCCGTTATAGGAAATTTTGTAAGTAAATCAACATTAGGTGATGTAAATAATCTTAACTTTAAGCTCATTAATAATGGTACTGTAGTGCAGCAAGGGAATACGGCACAAATGCTCTGGAAAATTGATGAGCTTATTGCCTATGTTTCGCAATACTTTACACTAAAAAAAGGGGACGTTATATTTACAGGTACACCAAAAGGTGTGGCAAAAGTAAACCATAACGATATATTAGAAGGATATTTAGAAGGAGAACAATTATTTAGCATAAATGTAAAATAA
- a CDS encoding 3'-5' exonuclease, producing the protein MELKLRRPICFFDLETTGTDITKDRIVEISILKVHPNGNKESRTWLVNPERPIPPATIAFHGITDERVANEPTFKALSGTIYNMIKDSDLAGYNSDRFDIPLLAEELLRADVDFDMKNRVSVDVQTIFHKKEERTLSAAYKFYCGQVLENAHSAEADTNATYEILKSQLDHYDDLPNDMNALSEYTTRRVTADFAGFIVVNKDGDEVFGFGKHKGVKVEKVLDEEPGYYGWIQNADFPLYTKKVLTAIKLRKLNNKLV; encoded by the coding sequence ATGGAACTTAAACTTCGCAGACCCATTTGTTTTTTCGACCTCGAAACGACTGGGACTGATATTACTAAGGATAGAATTGTTGAGATATCAATATTAAAAGTACATCCTAACGGAAATAAAGAAAGCAGAACGTGGCTTGTTAACCCCGAACGACCTATACCGCCTGCAACAATAGCATTTCATGGAATTACAGACGAGAGAGTAGCCAACGAGCCTACTTTTAAAGCACTCTCGGGTACTATATACAATATGATTAAGGATTCCGACCTTGCAGGATATAACTCCGATAGGTTTGATATTCCGTTGTTGGCAGAAGAGCTATTGCGTGCCGATGTTGATTTTGATATGAAAAATCGTGTTTCAGTAGATGTGCAAACCATTTTTCATAAAAAAGAAGAACGCACACTTAGCGCAGCCTATAAATTTTATTGCGGGCAAGTATTAGAGAATGCGCACAGTGCAGAGGCTGATACTAATGCAACGTACGAGATATTAAAATCGCAGCTTGACCATTACGATGATTTACCTAATGATATGAATGCCTTGTCGGAATATACAACACGCCGAGTTACAGCCGATTTTGCAGGTTTTATAGTGGTAAATAAAGATGGCGATGAGGTATTTGGTTTTGGTAAGCACAAAGGTGTTAAAGTAGAGAAAGTATTGGATGAAGAGCCTGGTTATTATGGATGGATACAAAATGCAGATTTCCCATTGTATACCAAAAAAGTGCTTACAGCCATTAAATTACGAAAGTTAAACAACAAATTGGTGTAA
- the rpmG gene encoding 50S ribosomal protein L33 gives MAKKGNRIQVILECTEHKASGVAGTSRYITTKNKKNTPDRLEIKKFNPILKKVTVHKEIK, from the coding sequence ATGGCAAAAAAAGGTAATAGAATCCAGGTAATTTTAGAGTGCACAGAGCATAAAGCATCTGGTGTAGCTGGTACTTCAAGATACATCACTACTAAAAACAAAAAGAACACTCCAGACAGGTTAGAGATTAAAAAGTTTAATCCTATCTTGAAAAAAGTGACTGTTCATAAAGAAATCAAATAA
- the rpmB gene encoding 50S ribosomal protein L28 yields MSRVCALTGKKAMVGNNVSHAMNKTKRKFSVNLMKKRFYLPEEDRWITLRVAASTIKTINKKGITSVLKEAKEKGFIK; encoded by the coding sequence ATGTCAAGAGTTTGTGCCCTTACTGGTAAAAAAGCGATGGTTGGAAACAATGTTTCTCACGCTATGAACAAGACTAAGAGAAAGTTTAGTGTAAACTTAATGAAGAAGCGTTTTTACCTTCCTGAAGAAGACAGGTGGATCACTCTTAGGGTAGCTGCTTCTACTATCAAAACAATTAATAAAAAAGGTATCACTTCAGTTTTAAAAGAAGCTAAAGAAAAAGGATTTATAAAATAA
- a CDS encoding glycosyltransferase family 2 protein, which translates to MQLSIIILNYNVRYFLEQCVLSVQQALQGIDGEIIVVDNNSPDDSCEMMRSRFPNVTLIAQNENAGFPQGNNIGVAKAKGKYICILNPDTVVAEDTFSKLLDFVPTQKKHGITGVKMVDGTGNFLPESKRGTPTPWVATTKIAGLYKLFPKWGAFNKYYAQHLNENTTGQTDILTGAFMFMERELYLEVGGFDEDYFMYGEDVDLSYTVLKAGKQNIYYPETAILHYKGESTVRDKTYMKRFNDAMQEFYRKHFKKSAAFDLFMKLGVLFFVIAKKNKKTIQVAPQEYVLFSENEALQKQLQTVTGKQVVRHSNYKPLLLPTTQKNIEVIFDNELLTFGNIISIMQQHKQDGYTFKIKPKGCNFILGSNNSNSRGGVITW; encoded by the coding sequence ATGCAACTCTCTATAATTATTCTTAACTATAACGTGCGCTATTTTTTAGAGCAATGTGTGCTAAGCGTGCAACAAGCCTTGCAAGGCATTGATGGCGAAATTATAGTGGTAGATAACAACTCTCCCGACGATAGTTGTGAGATGATGCGGAGCCGTTTCCCGAATGTAACACTTATTGCGCAAAACGAAAATGCAGGTTTTCCGCAAGGTAATAATATAGGTGTTGCCAAAGCAAAAGGCAAATACATTTGCATACTAAACCCCGATACGGTAGTTGCCGAAGATACCTTTAGTAAGCTGTTGGATTTTGTGCCTACGCAAAAAAAACATGGTATTACAGGTGTTAAAATGGTAGATGGTACAGGTAACTTTTTACCCGAAAGCAAACGTGGTACGCCCACCCCTTGGGTAGCAACCACCAAAATAGCAGGCTTGTATAAACTATTCCCGAAATGGGGTGCTTTTAATAAATACTACGCACAGCATCTTAACGAAAATACTACGGGGCAAACCGATATACTAACAGGTGCTTTTATGTTTATGGAGCGCGAACTGTACCTTGAAGTAGGCGGCTTTGATGAAGATTATTTTATGTATGGCGAGGATGTAGACCTCTCTTATACCGTATTAAAAGCCGGAAAACAAAATATATACTATCCTGAAACGGCTATACTACATTACAAAGGAGAGAGCACCGTACGCGATAAAACATACATGAAACGCTTTAACGATGCCATGCAGGAGTTTTACCGTAAGCATTTTAAAAAATCGGCAGCGTTTGATTTGTTTATGAAACTAGGTGTATTATTTTTTGTTATTGCTAAAAAAAATAAAAAAACAATTCAAGTAGCCCCGCAGGAATATGTATTGTTTTCTGAAAACGAGGCGTTACAAAAACAATTGCAAACCGTTACGGGCAAGCAAGTAGTAAGGCACAGTAATTACAAACCGCTTTTACTACCAACTACTCAAAAAAATATAGAAGTTATTTTCGATAACGAGTTGCTTACTTTTGGCAATATCATATCCATAATGCAACAACACAAGCAAGATGGATATACTTTTAAGATAAAACCCAAAGGATGTAATTTTATTTTAGGAAGTAATAATAGTAATAGCAGAGGTGGGGTAATAACATGGTAA
- a CDS encoding ABC-F family ATP-binding cassette domain-containing protein — MNYLSVENISKSFGERTLFENISFGINKDQKVAFVAKNGTGKTSILKIITGEDMPDTGQVVMRKDIKMAFLPQEPNLDPELSIEESIFASDNDILKTIAQYEKALNNPEDEEAYQKAFERMDMHNAWDFETQYKQILFKLKLDDLKLKVKSLSGGQKKRLALAIILINKPDLLILDEPTNHLDLEMIEWLENYFAKENMTLFMVTHDRFFLERVCNEIIELENGQLYQYKGNYSYYLTKKEERVAAENASIDKAKNLFVKELAWMRRQPKARTTKSKSRQDDFYVIKEKANSRRKEHKVELEINMERMGSKIVELHNVSKKFKDKTILENFNFNFKKGERIGIIGKNGTGKSTFLNILTQNIPPDSGKVITGDTIKIGYYTQSGINPKPEQKVIDIIKEYGEYIPLAKGRIISAGQLLERFLFDRKKQYDFVEKLSGGELKRLYLCTVLIQNPNFLILDEPTNDLDIVTLNVLESFLLDYPGCLLVVSHDRYFMDKIVDHLFVFRGNGVVEDFPGNYSDFRTYEDSNEPVKENPKTTGDTTTKKNWKQSNATTGLNFNEQKEYSKIEREIKDLERDKEAIEALFSDGKVDDTDIATKAEELQKILDKIDGKTERWFELSAKMEE, encoded by the coding sequence GTGAATTACCTTTCAGTAGAAAATATATCCAAGTCTTTTGGCGAACGTACTTTATTCGAGAACATCTCTTTTGGGATTAACAAAGACCAAAAAGTGGCTTTTGTTGCCAAAAATGGTACAGGTAAAACAAGCATCTTAAAAATTATTACAGGGGAAGATATGCCCGATACGGGGCAGGTAGTAATGCGGAAAGACATAAAAATGGCGTTTTTACCGCAGGAACCCAACCTTGACCCTGAGTTGAGCATTGAGGAAAGTATTTTTGCATCGGATAACGATATTCTTAAAACAATAGCGCAATACGAGAAAGCACTTAACAATCCTGAAGACGAAGAAGCCTACCAAAAAGCATTTGAACGGATGGATATGCACAATGCTTGGGATTTTGAAACGCAGTACAAACAAATACTGTTTAAACTAAAGCTCGACGATTTAAAACTTAAGGTTAAGAGCCTTTCGGGCGGGCAAAAAAAACGTTTGGCACTTGCCATTATATTAATAAACAAGCCCGACTTGTTAATACTAGATGAGCCCACCAACCACTTGGATTTAGAGATGATTGAATGGTTGGAAAATTACTTTGCTAAAGAAAACATGACGTTATTTATGGTTACGCACGACCGCTTTTTTTTAGAACGGGTGTGTAACGAAATTATAGAGCTAGAAAATGGGCAACTCTACCAATATAAAGGAAACTACTCCTACTATTTAACGAAAAAGGAAGAACGCGTAGCTGCCGAAAATGCAAGTATTGACAAAGCTAAAAACCTTTTTGTAAAAGAGCTGGCTTGGATGCGCAGGCAACCCAAAGCACGTACTACAAAATCGAAATCAAGACAGGACGATTTTTACGTAATTAAAGAAAAAGCAAACAGCCGCCGTAAAGAGCACAAAGTGGAGCTTGAAATAAATATGGAGCGTATGGGTAGCAAAATTGTAGAGCTGCACAACGTTTCTAAAAAATTTAAAGATAAAACCATACTCGAAAATTTTAACTTTAACTTTAAAAAAGGCGAGCGCATTGGTATTATTGGTAAAAATGGTACAGGTAAATCTACTTTTTTAAACATACTCACGCAAAACATACCACCCGATAGCGGTAAAGTTATAACGGGCGACACCATTAAAATTGGCTATTATACGCAAAGTGGTATTAACCCGAAGCCCGAACAAAAGGTTATTGATATTATTAAGGAGTATGGCGAATATATACCGCTTGCTAAAGGCAGAATAATATCGGCAGGGCAACTACTGGAACGCTTTTTATTTGACAGAAAAAAGCAATACGATTTTGTAGAAAAGTTAAGTGGTGGTGAGCTAAAACGCTTATACCTGTGTACCGTTTTAATACAAAACCCTAACTTTTTAATACTGGATGAGCCTACTAACGACCTTGATATTGTTACGCTTAACGTACTGGAAAGTTTCCTGCTCGATTATCCTGGCTGCCTTTTGGTAGTAAGCCACGACAGGTATTTTATGGATAAAATTGTAGATCATTTATTTGTGTTTAGAGGTAACGGCGTTGTTGAAGATTTTCCAGGCAACTACAGTGATTTCCGTACGTACGAGGATAGTAACGAACCTGTAAAGGAAAACCCAAAAACTACTGGCGATACCACTACTAAAAAGAACTGGAAACAAAGTAATGCAACTACTGGACTAAATTTTAACGAGCAAAAGGAATACAGCAAAATTGAAAGAGAAATAAAGGATTTAGAACGCGATAAGGAAGCTATAGAGGCTTTATTTTCTGATGGAAAGGTTGATGATACGGATATTGCTACAAAAGCAGAAGAATTACAAAAGATACTGGATAAAATTGACGGAAAAACAGAGCGTTGGTTTGAACTGAGTGCTAAAATGGAAGAATAA
- the ftsY gene encoding signal recognition particle-docking protein FtsY, with the protein MNFFKKIFSSEKKETLDKGLEKSKSSFFSKLSKAVAGKSKVDDEVLDNLEEILVSSDVGVNTTLKVITRIEERVSRDKYLGTDELNKILREEIAALLSETNSGNATEFEIPTDKKPYVLMVVGVNGVGKTTTIGKLAHQFTKAGHKVVLGAADTFRAAAIDQLQVWADRVGVPIVKQQMGSDPASVAFDTLQSAVTQNADIVIIDTAGRLHNKVNLMNELAKVKRVMQKVVGDAPHDVLLVLDGSTGQNAFEQAKQFTAATEVTSLAVTKLDGTAKGGVVIGISDQFQIPVKYIGVGEGIEDLQVFNKFEFVDSFFK; encoded by the coding sequence ATGAATTTCTTTAAAAAAATATTTTCTTCAGAAAAGAAAGAAACGTTAGATAAAGGATTAGAAAAATCAAAAAGTTCTTTCTTCTCTAAGCTATCCAAAGCTGTAGCAGGAAAATCGAAGGTAGATGATGAGGTATTGGATAATCTGGAAGAAATTTTAGTTTCGTCGGATGTAGGTGTAAACACAACTCTTAAAGTAATAACGCGTATTGAAGAGCGCGTATCTCGCGATAAATATTTGGGTACTGATGAACTTAATAAAATATTACGTGAGGAAATAGCAGCATTATTATCAGAAACCAATAGCGGTAACGCTACAGAGTTTGAAATTCCTACTGATAAAAAACCATATGTACTTATGGTAGTTGGTGTAAATGGGGTGGGTAAAACAACCACCATAGGTAAATTAGCGCACCAATTTACAAAGGCTGGGCATAAAGTAGTTTTAGGTGCTGCTGATACTTTTAGAGCTGCTGCTATAGACCAATTACAGGTTTGGGCAGATAGGGTAGGCGTACCCATTGTAAAGCAGCAAATGGGTAGCGATCCTGCTTCGGTAGCGTTTGATACCTTGCAATCTGCAGTAACCCAAAATGCAGATATTGTAATTATAGATACGGCGGGTAGGCTTCATAATAAGGTAAACCTCATGAATGAGCTTGCCAAAGTAAAAAGGGTAATGCAAAAAGTAGTGGGCGATGCTCCGCATGATGTTTTATTGGTGTTGGATGGCTCTACAGGGCAAAATGCTTTTGAGCAAGCTAAACAATTTACTGCTGCTACCGAAGTTACATCGTTAGCAGTAACAAAACTTGACGGTACTGCAAAAGGAGGCGTTGTTATTGGCATATCCGATCAGTTCCAGATTCCTGTAAAATACATTGGTGTCGGCGAAGGTATAGAGGACTTACAGGTATTTAACAAATTCGAATTCGTAGATTCTTTCTTTAAATAA
- a CDS encoding Hsp20/alpha crystallin family protein, translating into MNLVRKNNSNALFPSVMDELFRDWAGNSEMVKKSMPSVNIQENESGYELALAVPGMKKEDFNIEIDNDLLSISAEVKTEKTEEEKGKFTRREFSLSSFKRSFTLPETVNTDAINAAYNSGILTLTLPKKEEALPKAKRLIAIS; encoded by the coding sequence ATGAACTTAGTAAGAAAAAACAACAGTAATGCATTATTCCCATCAGTAATGGACGAATTATTTAGAGATTGGGCAGGAAACTCAGAAATGGTTAAAAAATCGATGCCCTCTGTAAATATCCAAGAAAATGAAAGCGGTTACGAGCTAGCGTTAGCAGTGCCAGGGATGAAAAAAGAAGATTTTAACATTGAGATAGACAATGATTTATTATCTATTTCGGCAGAGGTTAAAACAGAAAAAACAGAAGAGGAAAAAGGAAAATTTACTCGCAGAGAGTTTAGCTTATCATCTTTCAAGCGTTCCTTTACGTTGCCCGAAACAGTTAATACAGATGCCATTAACGCAGCTTATAATTCGGGTATTTTAACGCTAACACTTCCTAAAAAAGAAGAAGCATTACCAAAAGCAAAGAGGTTGATAGCAATTTCATAA
- a CDS encoding dihydrolipoamide acetyltransferase family protein: protein MAKFELKLPKMGESVAEATITNWLKNVGDAIEADEAVLEIATDKVDSEVPSEVSGVLSEILFQVDDVVQVGQTIAYIETEGEATEAAPKEEATVSDTAVKAVAQSVEAAKEVAATNEDFSGSDKFFSPLVKNIAKEEGISLTELEAINGTGKEGRVTKTDILAYIKNRGSQPAAPVAKPAQQAPTASQPVAAKAAPVSVNGQDEVVEMDRMRKLISGYMVQSVQTSAHVQSFIEVDVTNIVNWRNKVKDTFQKREGEKLTFTPIFMEAVARALKDFPGMNISVDGDYIIKKKNINLGMAAALPNGNLIVPVIKNADQLNMVGMAKAVNDLGNRAKAGKLKPDDTQGGTYTVTNVGTFGSVFGTPIINQPQVGILALGAIRKVPAVIETPEGDFIGIRQKMFLSHSYDHRVVDGALGGSFVKRVAEYLEAFDPNRDI from the coding sequence ATGGCAAAATTTGAATTAAAATTACCCAAAATGGGTGAGAGTGTTGCAGAAGCAACAATTACAAACTGGCTAAAAAACGTAGGCGATGCTATTGAAGCTGACGAAGCTGTTTTAGAAATTGCTACTGACAAAGTAGATTCTGAAGTACCATCAGAAGTATCGGGCGTTTTATCAGAAATATTATTTCAGGTTGACGACGTAGTGCAAGTAGGGCAAACCATAGCCTACATAGAAACTGAAGGTGAAGCAACGGAGGCTGCTCCTAAAGAAGAAGCTACTGTTTCAGACACTGCCGTTAAAGCCGTAGCACAAAGTGTTGAAGCGGCCAAAGAAGTAGCAGCAACAAACGAAGATTTTTCAGGTTCAGATAAATTCTTCTCACCATTAGTAAAGAACATCGCTAAAGAAGAAGGTATTTCACTTACCGAGCTAGAGGCTATAAACGGTACAGGTAAAGAGGGTAGAGTAACCAAAACCGATATATTAGCATATATTAAAAACAGAGGTAGCCAACCCGCAGCTCCTGTTGCTAAACCAGCGCAACAAGCACCAACGGCTAGCCAGCCTGTTGCAGCCAAAGCCGCGCCAGTATCGGTTAACGGTCAGGACGAAGTTGTAGAGATGGATCGTATGCGTAAGCTAATTTCAGGTTACATGGTACAATCCGTGCAAACTTCTGCACACGTACAATCGTTTATTGAGGTTGATGTAACAAACATAGTAAACTGGAGAAACAAAGTTAAAGATACCTTCCAAAAAAGAGAAGGCGAAAAACTTACGTTTACGCCAATATTTATGGAGGCTGTAGCACGTGCGCTTAAAGACTTCCCTGGAATGAACATATCTGTAGATGGCGATTACATCATTAAAAAGAAAAACATAAACCTTGGTATGGCAGCAGCTTTACCAAACGGTAACCTAATTGTACCTGTAATTAAAAATGCCGACCAACTAAATATGGTAGGTATGGCTAAAGCAGTAAACGACTTAGGTAACAGAGCAAAAGCCGGTAAACTAAAACCAGACGATACGCAGGGCGGTACATACACCGTAACCAATGTAGGTACCTTTGGTAGTGTGTTTGGTACACCTATTATCAATCAGCCGCAAGTAGGTATTTTAGCACTAGGAGCAATACGCAAAGTGCCTGCAGTTATAGAAACACCAGAAGGTGACTTTATTGGCATCCGCCAAAAAATGTTCCTTTCGCACAGTTATGACCACAGGGTTGTAGATGGTGCACTAGGAGGTTCGTTTGTTAAGCGAGTAGCCGAATACCTAGAAGCCTTTGATCCTAATAGAGATATATAA
- a CDS encoding Hpt domain-containing protein, with translation MALNYNLSKVHAISDNDVDFAKQIVILFIEEVPTEVENIKEGAKKKDHQKVYYAAHKIKPTLDLLGMDIAYQDILLIEDWTKASGKKKEIKEVIKSLKTCISLTMKELKKDFNL, from the coding sequence ATGGCTTTAAACTACAACTTATCGAAAGTACATGCAATTTCTGACAACGACGTTGATTTTGCAAAGCAAATTGTAATTCTGTTCATAGAAGAAGTGCCAACAGAGGTAGAGAATATAAAGGAAGGCGCAAAGAAAAAAGACCACCAAAAGGTATACTACGCTGCCCATAAAATAAAACCTACACTCGATTTGCTGGGTATGGATATTGCCTACCAAGACATATTACTTATAGAGGATTGGACAAAAGCTTCGGGTAAAAAGAAAGAAATCAAAGAGGTAATTAAAAGCCTTAAAACCTGTATAAGCCTTACAATGAAAGAGCTCAAAAAAGATTTCAATCTTTAA